A window of the Dyadobacter pollutisoli genome harbors these coding sequences:
- the tnpA gene encoding IS200/IS605 family transposase — protein MNDIYSRCYIHFVFAVKFKNATISPEWRESLHKYITGITQNNGHKLMAINSMPDHVHMLVGYNVTQAVAELMRLVKGDSSEFINKNKFTPVKFHWQSGYGAFSISMSDIDRHVKYILNQDQHHQNIQFRGEFMKMLKERDIDFDEKYIFEELV, from the coding sequence ATGAACGATATCTATTCCCGATGTTACATTCACTTCGTCTTCGCTGTAAAATTTAAAAATGCCACTATTTCGCCGGAATGGCGGGAATCTCTTCACAAATACATTACCGGAATTACTCAGAACAACGGGCACAAATTGATGGCAATCAATTCGATGCCGGATCATGTACATATGCTGGTCGGTTACAATGTTACACAGGCCGTAGCTGAATTGATGAGACTGGTGAAAGGAGACAGTTCGGAGTTTATCAACAAAAATAAATTTACACCTGTCAAATTTCACTGGCAAAGTGGTTATGGTGCTTTTTCAATTAGCATGTCAGACATTGACCGGCATGTCAAATACATTCTCAACCAGGATCAACATCATCAAAACATTCAATTCAGAGGGGAATTTATGAAAATGCTGAAAGAGAGGGACATTGATTTCGATGAAAAATACATATTCGAAGAGCTAGTATAG
- a CDS encoding ROK family protein, translated as MKLWGIDLGGTKIECAVLDSDRNLEVVVRMRLPTESANGYDHILNQIKRLIDMVAEQVGERPNKVGFATPGVLEPDTHLMKNSNTICLNGQPLKADLERILGVPCQLANDANCFALAEALIGAGKEHPTAEVVFGVIMGTGVGGGLVVNNKIIAGHHGIGGEWGHNILEEGGEPCYCGKAGCVEQVISGPALERYYERVSGEKVSMKVILERFHLGNDEHANATIERLLEYYGRAISTLINVLDPGLIVIGGGVGNVELLYTAGYERIRKYIFNKGVVTTPILKPKLGDSAGVFGAALL; from the coding sequence ATGAAACTCTGGGGAATTGACTTAGGAGGTACAAAAATAGAATGCGCGGTACTGGATTCAGACCGGAACCTGGAAGTAGTGGTTCGAATGAGACTTCCGACAGAATCTGCGAACGGTTATGACCACATCCTGAATCAGATTAAAAGACTGATCGATATGGTAGCCGAGCAAGTTGGCGAAAGGCCGAACAAGGTAGGTTTTGCGACGCCGGGCGTGCTGGAACCGGATACCCACCTCATGAAAAATTCCAACACGATCTGTCTGAACGGGCAACCATTGAAAGCGGATCTTGAAAGAATACTGGGTGTGCCATGTCAGCTTGCAAATGATGCCAACTGCTTTGCACTAGCGGAAGCATTGATCGGAGCCGGTAAAGAGCATCCGACTGCCGAGGTTGTTTTCGGAGTGATCATGGGGACAGGTGTTGGCGGAGGATTGGTAGTGAACAATAAGATCATCGCCGGACATCACGGAATTGGAGGGGAATGGGGCCATAATATTCTTGAAGAAGGTGGCGAGCCGTGCTATTGCGGCAAGGCAGGCTGCGTGGAACAAGTTATTTCCGGCCCGGCGCTGGAACGTTACTACGAGCGTGTTAGCGGCGAAAAAGTGTCTATGAAAGTGATTTTGGAACGTTTTCACCTTGGTAATGATGAACATGCCAATGCTACCATCGAGCGGTTGCTGGAATATTACGGAAGAGCTATTTCGACACTTATCAATGTGCTGGATCCGGGGCTGATCGTGATTGGAGGAGGAGTAGGTAATGTAGAGCTGCTATACACGGCTGGTTACGAGCGAATCAGGAAGTACATTTTCAACAAAGGCGTTGTGACTACTCCGATCCTTAAACCGAAACTGGGCGATAGTGCGGGCGTGTTCGGGGCGGCGTTACTGTAA
- a CDS encoding DUF1624 domain-containing protein, whose product MTTAGTLHRIKSIDIVRGAIMVIMALDHVRDYFHITAFTADPLDPQSTTAALYFTRWITHFCAPSFMLLSGISAYLAGQNKTVTDTSSFLIKRGFWLIFVEIVFMTFGFSFDITFKTIFLAVLWALGCSMIVLGLLVRFVSPKTIMVVGCILIFGHNFLNYVKVAENSTLDIVMRIFFTGRGTFLPRGDGGTIGFLYVILPWSGIMMAGYGLGTLYKRGFPEERRRKMLLTSGIVLTILFIVLRFINGYGDTAHWAVQKTGFQTFLSFMNVSKYPPSLLFTLMTQGPILIILAFTEKADNALARIFTVYGKVPFFYFMLHFYLIHILIMIAVLSSGYTWQQATDDKLFFKFRPLDFGYELGIVYVIWLLIVASLYIPCKWFGAYRARAKQWWLSYL is encoded by the coding sequence ATGACAACAGCCGGTACACTCCACCGCATAAAATCTATTGATATAGTTCGTGGTGCTATCATGGTCATTATGGCTCTCGATCATGTTCGCGATTATTTTCACATTACCGCATTCACCGCCGATCCGCTCGATCCTCAGAGTACAACCGCTGCACTTTACTTTACACGATGGATCACTCATTTCTGTGCTCCCTCTTTCATGTTGCTATCCGGCATTTCGGCCTATCTGGCAGGACAAAATAAAACGGTTACTGATACCTCTTCGTTTCTGATCAAACGCGGTTTCTGGCTTATTTTCGTGGAAATCGTTTTCATGACATTCGGTTTTTCCTTCGACATTACATTCAAAACGATTTTCCTCGCGGTACTTTGGGCGCTGGGATGTAGTATGATCGTCCTGGGCTTGCTGGTACGCTTTGTTTCTCCTAAAACCATCATGGTAGTAGGTTGCATTCTGATTTTTGGGCACAATTTTCTGAACTATGTGAAGGTGGCGGAAAACTCGACGCTGGACATTGTAATGCGCATATTCTTCACCGGCCGAGGAACATTCCTGCCGAGAGGTGATGGCGGTACGATCGGGTTTTTATACGTCATTCTGCCGTGGTCGGGGATCATGATGGCCGGTTATGGACTGGGGACATTGTATAAAAGAGGTTTCCCGGAGGAAAGAAGAAGGAAGATGCTACTGACCTCTGGTATCGTGTTGACCATTCTTTTTATCGTTTTAAGATTCATAAACGGTTACGGCGACACCGCCCATTGGGCCGTGCAAAAGACGGGTTTCCAGACATTTCTCTCATTTATGAATGTAAGTAAATACCCGCCGTCGTTGCTGTTTACATTGATGACCCAGGGGCCAATCCTGATTATTCTCGCATTTACTGAAAAAGCCGATAATGCATTGGCCAGGATATTCACGGTCTACGGAAAAGTACCATTTTTTTACTTCATGCTGCATTTTTACCTGATCCATATCCTCATCATGATCGCGGTACTTTCTTCCGGGTACACCTGGCAGCAGGCTACGGACGATAAACTGTTTTTTAAATTCCGGCCGTTAGATTTTGGCTACGAGCTGGGTATCGTTTATGTGATCTGGTTGTTGATCGTGGCTTCTCTTTATATTCCCTGTAAATGGTTTGGTGCGTACAGGGCCAGGGCTAAGCAATGGTGGCTGAGTTATTTATAA
- a CDS encoding SMP-30/gluconolactonase/LRE family protein, translating to MKHIVLIALCIFVQKLSAQAPVESYPVDPASTEQAGVPKGEVLKFTFDQSKIFPGTWREYWVYVPAQYKPDKPACVYVNQDGIQWNAPVVFDNLIHKNEMPVTIGVFVMHGRVKAANPTEANDRFNRSFEFDGLGDSYAKFILDEILPEVEKQKTSDGRAIRLSKNGNDRAIGGSSSGAVCAFTAAWERPDAFSRVYSAIGTYVGLRGADRYPILVRKYEPKPIRIYMQDGANDLNIYAGDWWMANQTMLRALTFAGYEVKHQWGEGGHNGKQGTALFPEAMRYLWKGWPESIKSGASQNQVLATIMLPGEGWELVGEGYRFTEGPTANQAGEIFYQDIPNSKTYKVAAGGKPVIVNEDSQNASGTEFDKDGNRLEVAKKSLSIARYDSKNKKEDIVKEISGNDLTVSNSGNIYVTSPDGKEKPSTIYLIKPIGEKVIADQGILYANGAALSPDQTLLYVTESTSHWVWSYQIKPDGTLTNKQKFGWLHVRDTEENAWADGITCDRDGRIYVATRAGIQILDQTGRVNAILPTPNGAASNVAFGGKDFDVIYVTANDKVYRRKLKVRGANNWDVPNKPDAPKL from the coding sequence ATGAAACACATTGTACTGATTGCGCTTTGCATTTTTGTCCAAAAACTTTCCGCTCAGGCCCCGGTCGAGAGCTACCCGGTTGATCCCGCTTCCACTGAACAGGCAGGTGTTCCGAAAGGTGAAGTTTTGAAATTTACATTTGATCAGTCCAAAATATTCCCCGGCACCTGGCGCGAATACTGGGTGTATGTGCCGGCACAGTACAAGCCCGACAAACCGGCCTGCGTGTACGTGAACCAGGACGGCATTCAATGGAATGCACCTGTGGTGTTCGACAACCTCATTCATAAAAATGAAATGCCCGTCACGATTGGTGTTTTCGTGATGCACGGCAGGGTAAAAGCGGCGAACCCAACCGAAGCGAATGACCGTTTTAACCGCAGTTTTGAATTTGACGGGCTTGGTGATAGTTATGCAAAGTTTATACTCGATGAAATATTGCCGGAAGTGGAAAAGCAGAAAACCAGCGACGGGAGGGCGATCCGGTTATCGAAAAATGGTAACGACCGCGCTATCGGAGGATCGAGCAGCGGGGCTGTGTGTGCATTCACGGCTGCGTGGGAGCGCCCGGATGCATTCTCCCGCGTGTATAGCGCGATAGGAACGTATGTAGGACTGCGTGGCGCCGACCGTTACCCGATACTGGTCAGAAAGTACGAGCCCAAACCGATCCGTATCTACATGCAGGACGGTGCCAATGACCTCAATATTTATGCAGGCGACTGGTGGATGGCCAATCAAACTATGTTGCGTGCGTTGACATTTGCGGGGTATGAAGTAAAGCACCAATGGGGAGAGGGCGGTCACAATGGTAAGCAGGGAACAGCATTGTTTCCCGAGGCGATGCGTTATTTATGGAAAGGGTGGCCCGAAAGTATCAAGTCCGGCGCTTCACAAAATCAGGTACTTGCTACGATCATGCTTCCGGGGGAAGGCTGGGAGCTGGTAGGAGAGGGTTATAGATTTACGGAAGGTCCAACAGCCAATCAGGCAGGTGAAATTTTTTACCAGGACATTCCTAACTCCAAAACATACAAGGTAGCGGCTGGCGGGAAACCAGTTATCGTCAATGAGGATTCGCAGAATGCCAGCGGAACTGAGTTTGACAAAGATGGAAACCGGTTGGAGGTTGCCAAAAAATCACTTTCAATTGCTCGCTATGATTCAAAAAACAAAAAGGAGGATATCGTCAAAGAAATTTCCGGGAATGATCTGACTGTTTCGAATAGCGGCAATATTTACGTTACATCTCCGGACGGCAAGGAAAAACCCAGTACGATTTACCTGATCAAACCCATCGGGGAAAAGGTCATTGCGGATCAGGGAATTCTTTATGCCAATGGTGCAGCATTGTCTCCCGACCAAACACTTTTGTATGTAACTGAGTCAACCTCTCACTGGGTTTGGTCCTACCAGATCAAACCGGACGGGACATTGACCAACAAACAAAAATTCGGGTGGCTGCACGTGCGTGATACCGAAGAAAACGCATGGGCCGACGGTATTACCTGTGACCGCGACGGGCGTATTTATGTGGCAACACGTGCCGGAATACAAATACTCGACCAGACAGGGCGAGTGAATGCGATCCTGCCCACACCCAACGGTGCTGCCTCCAATGTTGCTTTCGGCGGCAAGGACTTTGACGTGATCTATGTTACTGCCAATGATAAAGTCTATCGCAGAAAACTGAAAGTGAGAGGAGCCAATAACTGGGATGTGCCGAACAAACCGGATGCGCCCAAATTGTGA
- the fucP gene encoding L-fucose:H+ symporter permease: protein MSNIPSSGTVNTTPPRFTEHKYLITLIFVTSLFMFWGIAITMGDVLNKHFQHVLSLTKTQSAFVQFAIFGAYGVMGIPAGLFMKRFGYKNGVLFGLTLFAIGSFLFVPAAAAASFPFFGGALFILGCGLSTLETVAHPFVASLGDQRTSDMRINFAQAFNALGTIIGPAVGSYFLLRNNVEGSTDLTSVKTLYIVIGSVIATIAVLFSFVKVPALIDPHGAVDPAAANVDTHPEKGLFQHRHFKWAVLAQFFNVAAQAGTWAFFINYGHEKMGFTDAVAGNYMIIFFVLMLTGRFVGTFLMRFIAPHSLLAIFAACNIVMCLIIAQSLGWPSFIALLMLNFFFSIMFPTIFSLGLKNLGAHTQQASSFISMGVVGGAFFPFAMGAVAETNVAHAYYLPIICYAVIFMFGYKFYKVE, encoded by the coding sequence ATGAGCAACATCCCGTCTTCCGGCACAGTAAACACAACACCCCCCCGATTTACAGAGCATAAGTATCTCATCACACTGATTTTTGTGACCTCGCTTTTCATGTTCTGGGGAATTGCCATTACGATGGGAGATGTTTTAAATAAGCACTTTCAACACGTTTTAAGTCTGACTAAAACCCAGTCTGCTTTCGTACAATTCGCGATTTTCGGAGCGTATGGGGTCATGGGTATCCCTGCGGGGTTGTTCATGAAGCGGTTCGGGTATAAAAACGGTGTACTTTTTGGACTGACGCTGTTTGCAATCGGGTCGTTTTTGTTTGTGCCGGCTGCTGCTGCGGCTTCATTTCCATTCTTTGGAGGAGCATTGTTCATTCTGGGCTGCGGTCTTTCCACATTGGAAACGGTGGCTCACCCATTTGTTGCTTCGCTTGGCGACCAGCGTACCAGTGATATGCGTATCAACTTTGCCCAGGCATTCAATGCATTGGGTACCATTATCGGACCGGCGGTTGGGTCTTATTTTTTGCTAAGAAATAATGTGGAAGGCAGTACAGACCTTACTTCTGTCAAAACATTGTACATCGTCATCGGAAGTGTGATCGCTACGATCGCAGTTTTGTTTTCATTTGTTAAAGTACCAGCTCTGATTGATCCACACGGAGCCGTTGATCCTGCTGCTGCCAATGTGGATACGCATCCTGAAAAAGGCCTTTTCCAGCACAGACATTTCAAATGGGCTGTTTTGGCGCAATTTTTCAATGTAGCTGCACAAGCAGGTACCTGGGCGTTTTTTATCAACTACGGTCACGAAAAAATGGGTTTCACCGACGCTGTGGCTGGCAACTACATGATCATTTTCTTCGTGTTGATGCTTACTGGCCGTTTCGTAGGCACATTCTTGATGCGTTTTATTGCGCCTCATTCCCTGCTTGCGATTTTTGCTGCCTGCAATATTGTAATGTGTCTCATCATCGCGCAAAGCCTGGGCTGGCCATCATTTATCGCATTGCTGATGCTAAACTTCTTCTTCAGTATCATGTTCCCTACTATTTTTAGTCTTGGATTAAAAAACCTGGGTGCTCATACGCAACAAGCATCGTCATTTATCTCAATGGGTGTAGTAGGAGGAGCATTTTTCCCCTTTGCAATGGGTGCAGTAGCAGAAACAAACGTAGCGCACGCCTACTATCTGCCAATCATTTGCTACGCGGTGATTTTCATGTTCGGCTACAAATTTTACAAAGTTGAGTAA
- a CDS encoding group II truncated hemoglobin, which translates to MENDLNKIPSLYEWAGGMPVFEKLTDLFYKKVLSDELLEPVFRHMSREHQLHVAHFIAEVFGGPEMYSTSEGSHFKMIQKHLSKHLTEQHRQRWVSLLLETANEIDLPADPEFRSAFVAYIEWGTRIAVINSNVDDLAMNPGEPMPKWGWGVPGGPYLG; encoded by the coding sequence ATGGAAAATGATCTAAACAAAATCCCCAGCCTCTACGAATGGGCAGGTGGTATGCCGGTATTTGAAAAACTGACCGATTTATTTTATAAAAAAGTACTATCTGACGAGCTTCTGGAACCGGTTTTCAGGCATATGTCGCGGGAACATCAGTTGCACGTCGCCCACTTTATTGCCGAAGTTTTCGGAGGCCCTGAAATGTACAGTACCAGTGAAGGAAGTCATTTCAAAATGATTCAAAAGCATTTATCCAAACACCTCACGGAACAGCATCGCCAGCGCTGGGTTTCGTTGTTGCTGGAAACGGCCAATGAAATAGATTTGCCTGCTGACCCGGAATTCCGTTCTGCATTCGTCGCCTACATTGAATGGGGTACCCGCATTGCCGTCATCAATTCCAATGTCGATGATCTCGCCATGAATCCCGGCGAGCCCATGCCAAAATGGGGCTGGGGCGTACCGGGCGGGCCTTATTTGGGATAA
- a CDS encoding alpha-amylase family protein has protein sequence MKKLSALICLLIFTQNIVAQKPAGKDFWWKRNNLRVIQMNLPSYEAATINADSIVTDLVHFSANTLLINAGGIMAFYPSKLDFHYINPYMRPGVLADIVKKCHEKDIKVIVRFDFSRVHENIYKAHPDWCYISPKGERIINTDMYVVSINAPYVQEKAFKIIEEVIDLFPIDGIFLNMPGYQVNNPYEGKYHGIDQNDYDKKRFAEFSGGQTLPTEENKADPLFQKYLEFKKSTVEDWSERLHKLVKSKNEQIAICTYSDKFVDIIRHESQSMTTLPYWPYTASDNVGNAVNSFPDHIVSNASIQQISFQSRYNAVEPQEVQIRLYENIANGSGLDMSMMGDMRGYEDERNYEVFRKVYAFHKKHEPYFGKYKSVAKIAIVAPGAWPNGEPMQEYRGVQLMLREAHIPFDIIEDGQIANLADKVKAYKLLILPEITYLKPESIEILKEASKLGTNLIATNRTLFDNPETLYQLFGAKIEKKDNDGAGNYLVPDNRQIFKSFPGQSMLFWKFNLGLYDLSGTDAKYLPILAKGRPGPPEIIGGHDPTGYYAMGIKNHAKSRGIIFPVNLGRIYYMHGYQEHKNLLLDAINYILPEASQTVQTNAPARVETILKEFTRNTVINKEKTSSDGMILHLVNLTGFSGNTYFEPLPLYKLTFRVRSEKQPKKVFGLTNGQPVKFTYKGGFIDLEIPKLEGFEGIVMDWN, from the coding sequence ATGAAAAAGTTATCTGCGCTGATTTGCCTTCTTATTTTTACCCAAAATATTGTTGCTCAAAAGCCTGCTGGAAAAGACTTCTGGTGGAAAAGAAACAATCTCCGGGTCATTCAAATGAACCTGCCTTCCTACGAGGCTGCGACGATCAATGCGGATTCGATTGTGACCGACCTCGTTCATTTTTCGGCCAATACATTATTGATTAATGCAGGAGGTATCATGGCTTTTTATCCTTCTAAACTGGATTTTCATTATATCAATCCGTATATGAGGCCGGGAGTGCTGGCCGATATCGTCAAAAAATGCCACGAAAAGGATATCAAAGTAATCGTTCGCTTCGATTTCAGCAGGGTACACGAAAATATATACAAAGCGCATCCCGACTGGTGTTACATTTCTCCAAAAGGCGAACGGATCATCAACACCGATATGTATGTAGTGTCGATCAATGCGCCTTATGTGCAGGAAAAGGCATTCAAGATCATTGAAGAAGTGATTGACCTGTTTCCTATAGACGGGATTTTCCTCAATATGCCTGGCTACCAGGTCAATAATCCATACGAAGGCAAGTACCACGGCATTGACCAGAATGATTACGATAAAAAACGATTTGCCGAATTTTCGGGTGGACAAACTCTTCCTACCGAGGAGAACAAAGCGGATCCTTTGTTTCAAAAGTATCTGGAATTCAAAAAAAGTACAGTGGAGGATTGGTCGGAGCGATTACATAAGCTGGTCAAATCAAAAAATGAACAAATAGCGATCTGTACGTATTCCGACAAATTCGTTGACATTATCAGGCACGAGTCGCAGAGCATGACAACCCTGCCCTACTGGCCCTACACCGCTTCGGACAATGTCGGGAATGCCGTCAATTCATTTCCTGATCACATTGTCAGCAATGCAAGTATCCAGCAGATTTCATTCCAGTCGCGCTACAATGCTGTTGAGCCTCAGGAAGTTCAGATCCGGCTCTACGAGAATATTGCCAATGGCTCGGGCCTGGATATGAGTATGATGGGTGACATGCGGGGCTACGAGGACGAGCGTAATTATGAGGTTTTCAGAAAAGTTTATGCATTTCACAAAAAGCACGAGCCCTATTTTGGTAAATATAAATCCGTTGCAAAAATTGCCATTGTCGCCCCCGGCGCGTGGCCAAATGGCGAGCCCATGCAGGAGTACCGGGGCGTCCAACTGATGTTACGGGAAGCGCACATTCCTTTTGATATCATTGAAGACGGGCAAATCGCCAATCTGGCTGATAAGGTCAAGGCCTATAAGTTGTTGATACTTCCCGAGATCACGTATTTGAAACCCGAGTCCATTGAGATACTTAAAGAGGCCTCCAAGCTGGGCACCAACCTTATAGCCACGAACAGAACACTGTTTGATAATCCTGAAACACTGTACCAACTGTTCGGTGCGAAGATTGAAAAGAAAGATAATGATGGCGCAGGAAATTATCTGGTGCCCGATAACCGTCAGATCTTCAAGAGCTTTCCAGGCCAGTCAATGCTTTTCTGGAAGTTTAACCTCGGCTTGTACGACCTAAGCGGAACCGACGCAAAATATCTCCCAATATTAGCGAAAGGTCGGCCCGGACCTCCCGAAATCATAGGTGGCCACGACCCTACCGGGTATTATGCCATGGGCATTAAAAACCACGCAAAAAGTAGAGGGATTATTTTCCCCGTAAATCTCGGTCGCATTTATTACATGCATGGCTACCAGGAGCATAAAAACCTACTCTTGGATGCTATCAACTACATTTTACCGGAAGCTTCGCAAACCGTACAAACGAATGCCCCGGCAAGAGTTGAAACTATTTTAAAGGAATTTACCCGCAATACCGTCATCAATAAAGAGAAGACTTCGAGCGACGGAATGATCCTGCATTTGGTGAATCTGACGGGTTTTAGTGGCAATACTTATTTTGAACCACTACCGCTTTACAAACTGACATTCAGGGTCCGGTCGGAAAAGCAGCCTAAGAAAGTATTTGGTCTGACAAACGGGCAACCGGTGAAATTTACTTACAAAGGCGGTTTCATTGATTTGGAAATACCAAAACTCGAAGGATTTGAAGGTATCGTAATGGATTGGAATTAA